One Thiovulum sp. ES genomic window carries:
- a CDS encoding growth inhibitor (PFAM: PemK-like protein) — translation MNIKQGEIWLIEFNPQVGEEIKKVRPTIIVSSDIIGNLPLKTVVPITNWNEKFSNYPWLIKIEPNNRNGLSKVSGIDCFQIKNLSHQRFIKKIGFVDDTLIKDIHQKIAKTLNPIYSLG, via the coding sequence TTGAATATTAAGCAGGGTGAAATTTGGCTTATTGAGTTTAATCCTCAAGTTGGTGAAGAGATAAAAAAAGTTCGTCCTACAATTATTGTTAGTTCTGATATTATCGGAAATCTACCACTTAAAACAGTTGTGCCAATTACGAATTGGAATGAGAAGTTTTCAAACTATCCTTGGTTAATTAAGATTGAGCCAAATAATAGAAATGGTTTAAGTAAAGTTTCTGGAATAGACTGTTTTCAGATTAAGAATCTTTCTCATCAAAGGTTTATTAAAAAGATTGGCTTTGTAGATGACACACTTATAAAAGATATTCATCAGAAAATTGCTAAAACTCTAAATCCAATTTATAGTTTGGGATAA
- a CDS encoding polyphosphate kinase 2, PA0141 family (PFAM: Polyphosphate kinase 2 (PPK2)~TIGRFAM: polyphosphate kinase 2, PA0141 family) produces MEANPEYIFHNGKRVKLIELLDKYESLQELEEKIFTKESKADRKLREIKELKPYQAELIKLQKHIEDNNMKMVILFEGRDAAGKGGTIRRVTRYMNEKHYRVVALGKPTDEERGQWYYQRYVKNLPRSGEIVLFDRSWYNRAMVEPVFGFCTEQQYHTFMNGVVNFEKDLINHQTIFIKLYFSVTKDEQKRRFDRRHTDILRQWKLSEIDLQAQDRWDDFTKMKYEMLRQTHTHENPWTIIRSDNKHLARMEAMKVILNSIHYKDRDLNVNYKLNPDIVVSGAREVELMNRQLEEEGRFTH; encoded by the coding sequence ATGGAAGCTAATCCTGAATATATTTTTCATAATGGCAAAAGGGTAAAACTCATTGAATTGCTTGACAAATACGAGTCTTTGCAAGAGTTAGAAGAGAAGATTTTTACAAAAGAGAGCAAGGCAGATCGAAAACTTCGAGAAATCAAGGAGTTAAAACCATACCAAGCTGAATTGATCAAGTTGCAAAAACATATTGAAGACAACAATATGAAAATGGTAATTCTTTTTGAAGGTCGAGATGCAGCGGGAAAAGGTGGAACAATTCGTCGAGTAACTCGATATATGAACGAGAAGCACTATCGGGTTGTTGCACTTGGAAAACCAACAGACGAAGAGCGAGGTCAGTGGTATTATCAGAGATATGTAAAAAATTTGCCAAGAAGTGGAGAAATCGTACTTTTTGACCGAAGTTGGTATAACCGAGCAATGGTCGAACCAGTTTTTGGTTTTTGTACAGAACAGCAGTATCACACTTTTATGAATGGAGTTGTGAATTTTGAGAAAGACCTCATCAATCATCAAACAATTTTTATCAAACTATATTTTTCTGTAACAAAAGATGAGCAGAAACGGAGATTTGACCGACGACACACAGATATTTTAAGGCAATGGAAATTGAGTGAAATTGATTTACAAGCTCAGGATCGTTGGGATGATTTTACAAAAATGAAATATGAGATGTTGCGACAAACTCATACTCACGAAAATCCTTGGACAATTATCCGTTCCGACAATAAACATTTAGCAAGAATGGAAGCGATGAAAGTTATTTTAAATAGCATCCACTATAAAGACAGAGATTTAAATGTGAATTACAAACTAAATCCCGATATTGTTGTTTCTGGTGCAAGAGAAGTTGAACTGATGAATAGACAACTTGAGGAAGAGGGCAGATTTACTCACTAA
- a CDS encoding ATP-citrate lyase, alpha subunit AclA (PFAM: ATP-grasp domain) translates to MAQKSIREFDAKSILAKHWDKYFPNFSYAYETVLVESGEELKKCADEKGWLNEKTLVAKPDMLFGKRGKNGLVLFRDQAVGDVKLEKASSWISEKADGRQKVYFSFDGDTPKGEPKEDLLTHFVVEPFTPHTQEEEYYISATVVGNDDILYMSAEGGMEVEEGWDDKVVEVKFAITDTEEDIEARIRANIPADVAEKDKENFANFAIGFFKAYRELNFAYLEINPFVMQGTKIELLDMVAKLDDTAGFMMVDEWGDVAYPTAFGMEEKSPEVKAIEEADSKSGASLKLTILNPKGRIWTMVAGGGASVVYADTIADFAVANGGSIDDLANYGEYSGGPTTGETKFYADTVIDLMTREPDEKGKILIIGGAIANFTDVAKTFTGIIQSFEQNVEKMKANNLKIYVRRGGPNYEKGLKDIKEAADRLGLYIEVYGPETHVTDIVRMALEA, encoded by the coding sequence ATGGCTCAAAAGTCAATCAGAGAGTTTGATGCTAAATCAATTTTAGCCAAACACTGGGACAAATATTTCCCTAACTTCTCATATGCTTACGAGACTGTTTTAGTCGAAAGTGGAGAAGAGTTAAAGAAATGTGCTGACGAAAAAGGTTGGCTAAACGAGAAAACTCTAGTTGCAAAACCAGATATGCTTTTTGGAAAAAGAGGTAAAAATGGTCTTGTTCTTTTCAGAGATCAAGCTGTTGGTGATGTAAAACTAGAAAAAGCTTCTTCTTGGATTAGTGAAAAAGCTGATGGAAGACAGAAAGTTTATTTCTCATTTGATGGTGATACTCCAAAAGGTGAGCCAAAAGAGGATTTATTAACTCACTTTGTTGTTGAACCTTTTACTCCGCACACTCAAGAAGAGGAATACTATATTTCTGCTACAGTTGTTGGTAACGACGATATTCTTTACATGTCTGCTGAAGGTGGAATGGAAGTTGAAGAAGGCTGGGACGATAAAGTTGTAGAAGTAAAATTTGCAATCACAGATACTGAAGAGGATATTGAAGCGAGAATTCGTGCAAATATTCCTGCTGATGTGGCTGAAAAAGATAAAGAGAACTTCGCAAATTTTGCAATTGGTTTCTTTAAAGCATACCGAGAATTGAATTTTGCTTACCTTGAAATCAATCCGTTTGTAATGCAAGGAACAAAAATCGAGCTTCTTGATATGGTTGCAAAACTTGACGACACAGCTGGATTTATGATGGTTGATGAGTGGGGTGATGTTGCTTATCCAACTGCTTTTGGAATGGAAGAGAAATCTCCTGAAGTTAAAGCAATTGAGGAAGCTGACTCTAAATCTGGTGCTTCACTAAAACTTACAATCTTAAATCCAAAAGGTAGAATTTGGACAATGGTTGCAGGTGGTGGTGCTTCAGTTGTTTATGCTGACACAATCGCAGATTTTGCTGTTGCAAACGGTGGCTCAATTGACGACCTTGCAAACTACGGTGAATATTCTGGTGGTCCAACAACTGGTGAAACTAAATTTTATGCTGATACAGTTATTGATTTAATGACTCGAGAACCAGATGAAAAAGGAAAAATCCTTATCATTGGTGGAGCTATTGCTAACTTTACAGATGTTGCTAAAACTTTCACAGGTATTATCCAGTCTTTTGAACAAAATGTTGAAAAAATGAAAGCTAATAATCTGAAAATCTATGTTAGACGAGGTGGTCCAAACTACGAAAAAGGTCTAAAAGATATTAAAGAGGCAGCTGATAGACTTGGATTGTATATCGAAGTTTATGGACCAGAGACTCATGTTACTGATATTGTGAGAATGGCTTTAGAAGCTTAA
- a CDS encoding ATP-citrate lyase, beta subunit AclB (PFAM: CoA-ligase; Citrate synthase), with the protein MGALFTKDTQAIFWNNNKSAIQRMLDYDYTIGREKPSVAGIVAPTSSNKFDKFFYGADEVMIPLYKNTTEATKAQPQADVLLNFASFRTAYDVTMEALNLDAFKTIMITAEGIPERLARGMNEFAHSKNVTVIGPATVGAIAPGAFKIANVGGTIENIVNSKLHRAGSCGLVTRSGGLFNELSNIISINADGIAEGVAIGGDRFVGSVFIDNMLRMENNPEVKYMVLLGEVGGTEEYKVIEAIKSGKITKPVIAWCIGTIAEHFSTGVQFGHAGASANAEMETAVYKNKAMAEAGIHVPASFNDLPAKIKEVYESLNIPAIEEPALKTVPKTRKSKNFICTISDDRGDEATYAGFPISSVATPDTGKGIGDVVSLLWFKKQYPKWATDFIETVMKTVADHGPAVSGAHNAKVTARAGKSVVESLVTGLLTIGPRFGGAIDGAAQYFKYADDNNLSPKEFLAYMKKEGVPIPGIGHRIKSLRNPDLRVEGLKKFANEHFPSTPLLDYALTVEQLTTSKKDNLILNVDGTIGILMVDMWRALGYSETEIDEFISSGTLNAFFIVGRSIGFIGHILDEKRLAMPMYRHDMNDILYDVPEAEEI; encoded by the coding sequence ATGGGTGCTTTATTTACAAAAGATACACAAGCGATTTTCTGGAACAACAACAAGAGTGCAATCCAGAGAATGTTAGATTACGATTATACAATCGGACGAGAAAAGCCATCAGTTGCTGGTATTGTTGCACCAACTTCATCAAACAAATTTGATAAGTTTTTCTATGGTGCTGATGAGGTCATGATTCCTCTTTACAAAAACACAACTGAAGCTACAAAAGCTCAACCTCAAGCAGATGTTTTATTAAACTTTGCATCTTTCAGAACTGCTTATGATGTTACGATGGAGGCTCTAAATTTAGATGCTTTTAAAACAATCATGATTACAGCAGAGGGAATTCCTGAAAGACTTGCTAGAGGAATGAACGAATTTGCTCACTCTAAAAATGTTACAGTAATTGGACCTGCAACTGTTGGTGCTATCGCTCCAGGTGCATTTAAAATTGCAAATGTTGGTGGAACAATTGAAAATATCGTAAATTCAAAACTTCACCGAGCAGGTTCTTGCGGACTTGTTACGAGAAGTGGAGGACTTTTCAACGAACTTTCAAACATCATCTCAATCAATGCTGACGGTATAGCTGAAGGTGTTGCAATTGGTGGTGATAGATTTGTTGGTTCTGTTTTCATTGACAATATGCTACGAATGGAGAACAATCCAGAAGTAAAATATATGGTGCTTCTTGGTGAAGTTGGTGGAACTGAAGAGTACAAAGTAATTGAGGCTATCAAAAGCGGAAAAATTACAAAACCAGTTATTGCTTGGTGTATTGGAACAATTGCAGAGCATTTCTCAACTGGTGTTCAATTTGGACATGCGGGAGCTTCGGCAAATGCTGAAATGGAAACAGCTGTTTATAAAAACAAAGCTATGGCAGAAGCTGGAATTCATGTTCCTGCAAGTTTCAACGACTTACCTGCTAAAATCAAAGAAGTTTATGAGTCTCTAAATATTCCTGCGATTGAAGAGCCTGCATTAAAAACTGTTCCAAAAACTAGAAAAAGCAAAAACTTTATCTGTACAATTTCTGACGACCGAGGCGACGAAGCTACTTATGCTGGTTTCCCAATCTCAAGTGTTGCTACTCCTGATACAGGAAAAGGAATTGGTGATGTTGTTTCTCTACTTTGGTTCAAAAAACAGTATCCGAAATGGGCGACAGATTTCATCGAAACAGTTATGAAAACAGTTGCTGACCACGGTCCAGCAGTTTCTGGTGCTCACAATGCAAAAGTTACAGCCCGAGCAGGAAAATCAGTTGTTGAGTCTCTCGTAACAGGTCTTCTTACAATTGGTCCAAGATTTGGTGGTGCTATTGATGGTGCTGCTCAATACTTTAAATATGCTGATGACAACAATCTTTCTCCAAAAGAGTTCTTAGCTTATATGAAAAAAGAGGGTGTGCCAATTCCAGGTATCGGACATAGAATTAAATCTCTCCGAAATCCTGACTTACGAGTTGAGGGTCTTAAGAAATTTGCTAATGAGCATTTCCCATCGACTCCACTTCTTGATTATGCTCTCACTGTTGAGCAACTCACAACTTCTAAGAAAGATAACTTGATCCTAAATGTTGATGGAACAATTGGAATTCTTATGGTTGATATGTGGAGAGCATTGGGATATTCTGAAACTGAAATTGATGAATTTATCTCAAGTGGAACATTGAATGCATTCTTTATTGTTGGTAGAAGTATTGGATTTATTGGTCATATTCTTGACGAAAAAAGACTTGCAATGCCGATGTATAGACACGATATGAACGACATTCTTTATGATGTTCCAGAGGCTGAAGAGATTTAG
- a CDS encoding putative membrane protein (PFAM: Protein of unknown function (DUF805)), protein MDWKEFYFSPKGRINRKLFWLGPNNLESWFLGLNLITLGIFGLLSLILVYIPIIKHYKELSTKIEPIILLFPIVNLIYIRAVVHIKRLHDLDKSGWIYLIGIILSAFLPLLYLIYILYVGVFKGTEGENHFGEDPLLANRE, encoded by the coding sequence ATGGATTGGAAAGAGTTCTATTTTTCTCCAAAAGGGAGAATTAATAGAAAGTTGTTTTGGTTAGGACCAAATAATTTAGAATCATGGTTTTTAGGTCTTAACTTAATTACTTTAGGTATTTTTGGGTTATTATCTCTAATTTTAGTCTATATTCCTATCATAAAACACTATAAAGAACTTTCTACAAAAATTGAACCAATAATCCTATTATTTCCAATAGTTAACTTAATATATATTCGTGCAGTTGTTCATATCAAACGACTTCATGATTTAGATAAAAGTGGCTGGATATATCTAATTGGTATTATCCTATCAGCTTTCTTGCCTCTACTTTACTTGATATATATTTTATATGTTGGAGTATTTAAAGGAACAGAAGGAGAGAACCATTTCGGTGAAGACCCCTTGTTGGCAAACAGAGAATAA